The genomic stretch AAAATAGTGTGACCAGTAAGTCTACCCTGTCCACGTTCTGAAGGCTTTAAAAGCTAGTAATTTAAAATGGAATAGTTGTTATAGCAACACTCAAAGTCGGTAATACTGTGGGTTTTAACTTTCTTAGTCGCAATTTAGTCGGTGACAGTAAGTGTGTCGTTCAATACACTAGTAGTAATAAATGGTTTGAGTAAGTGAGCTTCCTAACAAAGGTTACGTCCTGCATTCGCGCCCATACATATGTCTGATGATGAAAGGATAATGACATGACTATTTGTATTGGCTGTGGCTTATTTCGCTAACCAATGTCCGGAACCACGTTCACTGATATATAAAATAGATTCTTTATACTGAGTAATTAATAAAttatgcaaatttttgctttcaTTTTATCAGCTTATTAAACAGTCAAAGTTATGAGAACAATTGGATTTCACAGAATCCAGTCATACAAAAACTGTGCACTTGCTTTGCAGTGAGCCATTCAGAACGGCATGAATCTCGAATGTGAGGTTTATCCTGTATAAAATTTAGAAGACCACAGATTAGATACCCAGATACTTCACATAGCTTTTTGCAGCGTAAGTGGTTCAGGAAAACCCGCATCGCAAACTAATTATACTGCGTCCCTCTATACTACTTTTGCTTTCACTTATACCTTTGTTTGTTCTAGACTTGATAATTATCTGTTTCTCAATACATTGCCATAATTTGAAAGTTCATATAACTACAATCAACTGTTTACGCTGGGAATTTGATAAGCGTGCAAAAATTACACGATTTGACGAAATTCGCGTAAAGAAGTCTCAATGACTTACCTTCACTTCTGGCATGAAATTATAGCGAGCGCAGCTGATCGCGTATCCGTTCGCCATTGAGCCTCCAGGGCAGAATATTCCGTCGCCAACCCCATTTGGATAACCGACGATGTTCCGCATCTCTTTGAGCACAACTTCCTCCATCAACACGAAAACTGGTGAAACTTCGAAGGTGTAGACACTGGGGTTCAATGCGTCTGTTAAAATTTGGCCGGCAAATCCGTATGGATCTAACGACGAGAACAACTGATTCATGAAGTAAGGATGACCAGTTTTAACCGAATGTTGGATGATAGCTTTAGCCAGCTGCAATAACTTCTCGTCCGAATCTGGATCATTTTTTAATTCCAAATCAAGGGcttgtttcaaattttctggatcAACCCAGTTTAGAACTTTGTTCGTACGATCGGTTGCATTGAAAACCGCTCCATTTAATACCTCCGACAAAAAGTCAGTTAAAAACTTCTGGTGTTGCTCACGATTCGGTAGACTTGCATAACGTTTAACGTTAGGTTTACTGGTCTTGAGTTCGTCTTTCTTATTCTGCGACAAAGACTTTGCCAGCGGTTTGGACAATATTGTATTATTGATTGTTGTAAACAAATGAACATCTTCATCTTCCGAAACCCCTGCACTGTCTGATCCACTGGACACATTGAAGTCGTCGGTGACCTGAAGAGCAACGTCTAACATTCTGTTGGAAGGCATTTTCTTGAGATTTTCTTCACTCTCGAACACTGCCGATTCGACTGCACTTAATGACACTTTCACAACACAGTGTACCAGTCAAGGACAATATCACTAGGCTCCTCTACTCTTGATATCGTAGATTACAGAGAATAAGAAGCTTCTTGCCGTCCGTCGGCTGCTCGACTGGTCTTGGTTGAAGTAAACGAACTCAGACTAAAGCGATCCAAGCATTGAGGGTGCTTTTATATATCTGTCCAAGCGTAAACACGCGCGCAACCCCCGAGAGATCAGCGCTGCTAGTTCTAGTCTACTAATTGAATCACACCCCATCATTCGCGAGTACGGTTGGTTGACCATTGTATACTAGTAACCACGAGCGTTTCAAGGAGCGATGAAAAGGTTAGCCTGTTGTTCTTCAACTTATCTGTTATATTAGAATACTGAAACAGCAAAACAAAATTAACTGCTAAGTTTGAACAAAGATAGATTGCATATTGCATAGTGTCAAAGAGTGCTTTATGGTTTTTTGTATGTAATCAATTGATTTTGGTCAATAAATAAGATTGTGTGGATGTTCCGTTTTTAATGCAATGACGGTTCTCATCATGGACTTGTTCTGCACTTCACTTTTTACTACTGAAATTCTATATTATTTCATTTTCACATCTTGTTATTCTTTTGAGTTTTATAATCGTTAGAAAAAATACTACATAGTTGATAATTACTTATCGATACATAACAATTTGTGGACGTTCAATGTTTATGTTCCACCTTTGCTCACTATCCGAGCACGCTAATGTTAATATCGGCCCGACAGGAACTGAAACCGCATAGAGAATCATCGTGTCTCGATTGAGAGCTCACAAAGCGTTTTGTTTTTGCACCCCCCATTGCACTGACTTCAAGCTTAAATCACTTCGTGAGAATCTTCTCTCCTGAGAAATAGGAGCATGTATATACGGCAAAGGGGAAGCGTCCAATCTTCAACCTCTGTCAGCCTCTTACAGGCTGTCTCGTCGATTTGAGTTAAGTAGCAGTCATTTCGCGTTCAGATTGAAATAAATTACAGGTTATTACCAATATCAGTCCACAATCTACACGATCTTGTAGCATTCTAATTAAATCCTTAGCTGATTTTCATTCATAAAACTGCTTGTATATTGAACTTTGTAGCGTCAGGTCAGGTGGTCTGTATATCTAGTTTTAAATATTCGGAGGCTTGACGAGTAATATAAGAAGGCAAATAATCACGTGTTATTCACTAATTCGGACATTGGCTCAATCAGAAAGTTATTCAAAAATGGTTTGAAAAGTATGAATAATTCCTTTTGGAATAGAGTAGCGTCACAAACAAAAGAGGATTGATGTTCTTATCAAAATATACTAAAGTTTGATTATTGATTCGAACCCAGTGGAAATGTTTTTCGACTAATATGgcatcaatataaaaaaaactggatGTCACGGGCACGtaattttcttaaaacattttctTCATTGTCTGATGAACAACGTAATTTTAATAActcacacttaaaatttttgccgggtctcggtaatttattgccgagaacggcaccactgagtgctcggttaaaaaaataatgacagctgtcacattttttcgtgaatctcggttcacctaactgacgtttcggctcgttaatattttgtgccgaaacttcagttaggttgaaccgagattttcgaaaaaaatgacagctgtcattttttttctaaccgagcactcagtggtgccgttctcggcaaaaattaccgagatccggcaaaaaaatttaagtgtgctGTTATAGTGTAAAATTATGTGAATGCTTcagttcatattttttttcgctttgctcaattgaaaaaattgtcTATGACCTccaattttagtttttaataAGCTAATTGCTCTCATGAAGCATCCAAACAGCACCGGCAAATTGGTTGTAGTAAAAAGTGTAATTTGGCACTTGATGATGGTGACATATAGGGCAACTGTAACTTATGACTTCAAAATTAATGATTGCAGTATCCTGATTTTGTTTGTCAGGGCTTGTCAGTATCTTTCAAATAATGTAGGTAATGATAAACATCATTTCCAATCCAGCTATCATATTGTTGTaaatataacattaattttttttaaataagttgtAGCATATAAGAATAAATTGCGTTATCGTTTAAATTAGTGAGTGGGTTGCATATATACTTACAACTGTACATATACCCATACTTGCATATACTTATACTTACATAATATAATGTGACATTAAGAATTTTCCGCAGACTTCAATGCATTTATATGTGCTTTGGTCTACTTTTAAAAAGAACATCCAATATAATTATACTGGTTGTATATGTTTCAATTAATAATTTAAATGGAAtcagatttcatatttttaactcTAATCTACGTTTccgtaatttgaaaaatatattttcaaattgtttttaaatatcgACTCTTTCTGTAAGCGTTTTAAACTCAATAATCAGCAGTTGGATACAGttaaaaaaagatattttaactGGATATCTTCTATTTATCTGAAAATAAGATTCGGTTTTTGGTTTTTATACTATTTTGAATTCGTTTGTTGTTGATTGCAATTGcgatttttaggtttttttgcaaCTAGAAGGGTAGATATctgtctagccatctctgactGAACATAATGAGAATAGGGAGTAAATTTAGGTAAAGCTTAAGCAACATTTTGCGAAACAGCTAACAAACTTATGCCTgctagagcaaaaaaaaaaaaacgcgagaAAAAATGATTGGCGTTAAGTAAAAAGTTGTTTTGGTTTAGTCATTTGGGAATGACGAAAGAGAATTACCCAAAATGTTAAGACACACTTTAAGTCGAGCTATGTTTTCAGAAAATCTGCTCCGCAAAATAACTTTAAACGCTCTACTGGCCTATATCCAGAAAGtatttgatttaatttaatttaatttattcaatACCTGGTAGTGTAAGGTGAAATCTTTTAACTTGCTACTTCCGAGTTGCATAACGTTTTATAGATGTAAAtaattttctaatttctaatccAATTTACTACTTTAACTGATGATATGTTACaaaatttttgcacaactctgcttacgtcagtttaaAGTTTTTATGTATTTTACCAGGacatttgttttacaaaatcatTACACCACAGTATCCGCCATTATGATGCATGAAAAGTTGCATAGTTCTGACTAGTTGCATAATTGTATCTCAAAGTTTTGATCACAGGTTTCCTGTTTAGCATACGCGTAATGAACATTAACGTGTACGAGTTTCGAGGGTTTGTCACAAAAAGAAAAAGACTTTTTTGTCCCGTTCAAACATTAGTACCCTAAAGCGCCCCATGCCGGCgattaaattcatttcatttaaGCAGCACATCCTTTTGCTTCGTGTGAGAGCATGTGTATAAAAAATGAATTGGAAAATGCACTTATCTGTCATGGTGAAGGGTTCTATATCAGTTGAACGTGATTGTGTTGCACGTGATTGTAAAATTCATTCTGTTTGAAATCAAACTACGATGAGCTTTATGTTTACGCGAAGGTGCCTCACTAAACCGCGTGAAGACTTAATTCGTTTATTGCGAAACTCTAAAAAACATACCGCCACCAAGGTCATTCGTTTTCCATGTTGAATGGCAAACAGAAGCAATTTTAACAGATTTTAGATTGAgaacaaaacaatttttcttgtaaatattttgaaagaacgaggtgccgaccgggatacgagtaaccttagcggagatcgggtaaccaacccccggtggaaaccatggtcgtatgctgactgggaagaggGTCTTACGCGGCTGTATTCCcatattaggggcggcgtacaacagcgtctgacccggagcgggcggctgaattatggaatgctgtatcccaccAGCTACACCAAAGATGGCAGCCCCGTCAGCAGGATGTaggcgaccctggtaaggtagcacaccgaaacctttcttcaatcacgaacaacgaaattagaaatacggaacagaTCAAGTGCTGAGAAATcggaaaacaagagtcatccggtggaggcccgtagacgACCGTATATACGTGTTGAGggttaagggcaaattcttcaactactttaatcaacacctacgcaccgacaaacgataaagaCCAAGATAAGTTTTATGACGaccttgagcgaatctatgacaagtgcccaaaacacgacgtaaaagtcgtcatcggagacgcaaacgcactgGTTGgaagggaggaattcttccgtccggtcattgaaaggcatagcctccattcgtcaaccaatgaaaacagcCTGagactgataaactttgccgcggccagaggaatggccatatgtagctcctattttccacgtttgaatatccggaaacacacctggagacatCAAAATGGaaaagcctgctcccagatcgatcacgtaccgattgacggtcggcacttttcggatgtcactgatgttaggtcttttcgtgGACTAAACATtaactctgaccattatctcgtcgtttgtaagatccgcgcacggttgtcgaatgtgctgaaatctcgcacagggAGAACGACGCGTtacaacattcagcggttgaaagctgatggcgtggcagcagaatacgtcagagagctggatcaacggatcgcagaacagtaggaggaaggagtggaagacataaatgggctgtggagcagtatccacggcgccatcgaaacgattgcgagagaggtggtaggtacgacgcgtggaagacagcgtaatggctggttcgatgccgagtgccagagagcgacagatgagaagaaccgtgccaggggccgcatgctcactgcggctacgcgtcagaacagagagaggtacaagggggcaagagctgccgaaaatagaacccaccgtcggaagaagcgcgtgtacgaggagcaggtgctcgcaaGCGCAGaagacagctatgctcaaaacaaCGTGCGGAGACTCTAtagaacagtcaacagagtcagaagtaggaatttccctgtgccagtcatgtgtaatgacaaggacggcaatgTGATAAACTGACGGTTGCAGCTAgctggaaggagcattttcaggcactATTGATGCGATCCATCAGATAATACTAAAGATCtaggcggatgaacaaatgccgaacgactggttggaaggcctaatatgccctatctataagaatgGTCATCGACTGAATTGTTGcaacctaagacaagacgcgacagctggcttcttatttttcttttcgtaacgaccgtcatccccgtcgaaatttttttgaacgttccatgccgttgatgccagaatgattatttttaacaacttctgcagttcaatgaaaataaaacaaattaaaattgcaaagtataggcgaataatactcaatttttatttattattttatgttcaataaagcatacttctactatcaaattttttctttctaagtttcttggtacccaaattttttcttcctaagtttcttggacttcaaccgaaatagtaaaaaacgattaatcaatgcatttttaaagttataacagtgaaatacattacttggtattatcatgtaccttgcatatacttttgcatcattatatatgaacaattataatagctaaattatgactctccagcatcactgctttacagtgaacctcgttgtattttctacgtgacgattgcgttatcggattcagccaatcagcagccggttcaaattggttgaatgtaacggtgaccagctgtcgcgtcttgtcttaggttgcaaccacccctttggcatcacgccatgtttcaagggctaacgaGATAGaatatcaccgcttcttttcatacatctttatcttactgctgacagcgggcacaaatcaatttgagcccaggacatgaattcattgtcattcactgtttcTCGGTATAGGGATGGCAAAGGCTCggttgcaactatcgaggcattacgttgctcgTCTCCGCATATTGTGTaatatcaaaaacatcatatcaagaagactgggaactctgcctgagattgatcgacagttttggcagcgcagtctttcgagtaaaagtgtaactgacgcatgctagtgtgtatgctggcgatgcgaatgcaagcTGAACCCACATGTTGGACTACCACATACGCCCACTCTATTTTCGGAGCGatgcaaacttccacctttgatagatggagtgcgctgtttgatttgacgcttgtcatttgtatgggatcgatccagagatgccagtcttcttgatatgatgtttttggtaaTATTTAATAGTactagcacagacaaacagacgtgctactcgatgacgattttatCGTCCAGAAAAacaacgattattttgaaattttgcttagtgggcaattaTGCCGCTGGTGTCACTATAGGCaagcgtacacatttattatcaaagacaaaaactgcCAGTAACGCCGCTGGTGTTgatataagcaagcgtgcaaaCCTGTTGGCCAACCCTATTAGGCAACATATCGTAATATGTtacctacccttttgacaattctgcttacgtcagtttgactcttcatgtatttcgtacgaaaaacaataaatctggcaacattaatgttgacaaaactgcagaaatcatgaatctgacgtaagcagagaggttcacaaattacgaacgcgcattatagcacccgccattatggtgcgtaaaaagctggatagaacAATTAAAACTGATTCTACCGTTCCGCACGGTGACACAGAAGACTAAAACACTAAGCTGCAAAAATAAGGAGAGACTAAACGTAAGTTGCTTACATTCTAAACTTAACCTAAATTCAATTAAAGATGCGCATTATCAGTTTAATAATTAATATCCTATGTAAACCTTTGCTAACCTAAAATATGTTTCTGTGACAGGAAAATTATATTCTCGCTATTTTCAACAACGGATCAAAGTGCGTTTCATTTCCGTGTTGCGGGGAATTGTAATTttggaaaaactatcgttgaattaatttcaacaacacccattagcaaagacaagaacggttttacgaaaataagttagtaggcaataagctcatatggtggcgcatgagtgtaacgtttcaaaTAAGGACAAGGATTTTtgaggatttttcttcgaagtggcacgtctgttgTTTGTGGTACTAGCAATGAGTAACCAGATAGCATTATCAGTGATGCCAGCCTCGTTCACatgtgaaaaaatattgttgCAATAAGGTCGCCATGCGGCACTActgtatccagctttccacgagcggtaatggcggacagtacatgcagcccattttgacgtttcctGTAGGTCAGCAAATTTTTAATCGCAGTAATGGAGTGAAAAACACAGAAATGTTGCATCGTAACATAGCAactttaataaacagttttgtttattttgatccgcgcatgcgcacgacgaaatttaaataacaaaacgcccattgtttgttgaagttgctatgctacgttacgacgttgttatattttctactccgttactgcgattaaaAATTccttgacctacagaaaacgtcagaatgggctgcgtgcactgtccgccattaccgctcgtggaaagctggatacagcaattcggtttattcgcgttgaaagagatttcgaaggctgttcgcacctacgtgaactctcgtatgtaattCAAAAATGtacgtgatgacaaaagcaaaaatatttccttctttctttttcgcacgcagaaaccaaacaaatatcagcaacaccgtcaacgccaatGTAAACGGtttgtaaggggccatccacataccacgtggacagatttttaacgatgttgttttaacgatttttgtcatttgagttcatcatgatctggtgacaTAATTTTGTGTTACGCAATATACGATGTTCCCAAAAATCATGTACTAAATTATTGTGCTCAAAAATATCGATATAACAACTATCGATGTAGATCGCCCAAAATTTCACTTTCATTGCATTTTTAAATCAGTGTTCGAGTCATCGTACAAAAGATTGCTTGTGTACATGAGGTGTTCGTTTCTTTGAAAATTTAGtgaaattgaatatttgaaTAGATCTTCAAATCCAACGGAGTATAAGTTTATTGGATTCTACAGGTATGAACGATATGAATGtagttttgaaaatgctgtagtAGGGTCTAAAGTTGccatttttagaaaatattcAGCTGTGTGAAAatccgccatcttgaatttgcgTTTTTGTCTTATTTTTACAGTGAAAATAGGTCGCCCAGCGCCAGCAATACGTTCTGAAGTTGATAACTTGTTTCACGGTACTATGCTTAGTGCTGGTGAAACTGTTGTAAGTACTGTGTTACCTATAAATTGTATGAACGCGCCAGAtaataccatttcgaaaaacAACGGGTTTTCCGAAAATAACCCTTACGGAATGGCGTATCAACAGTATGCACAATATTGCAATGCATACTATCAGCAGTTACAATTCAACTCTGGAGGAGGACTCTCCACCAATGTTCCACCGCCTCCACTTCCGGCAGTTGGAACTGTTAACGTATCCGTTGATGATAACTTGGAGACTTCTTCTACCGCGTCGCCATCTTCAGGTAGTTTATTGAACAAGACAACATTTTTTAGCTctcctcagcagcagcaaccGGACGGCAACATGACAGGATTCAAACAAGCTCCCAGCCAATTTGGCCCTATTCGATTCAACATAAACAAACAGCCGCAGCGGGTTAGCCCTCTGGTTCAATCGAACCCTTTAAACATTGGACCGCAGCAaccacaacaacagcagcagcagcagccgccgCAACAGCAACCTCAGCAACAGCAGTTCAATCAAACTGGCAAgcgaaagaagaaaaagaacaaaaacatgaacggaAATTTAGCGAATCAACAGTCAGCAAACAAACTAATGTTTAACTCAGGAAATATACCACCTCTGATGCCAACAACTGCGGATGGAAATAATCATTACTCCTTAGCTATGCCAGTTCCGGATCTTAGTCGGCCACCACCACCAATTCCAAATCATTCGCCCATTGGGGGAACCATCAGCACTGCCATTCCTCCACCACCAGTATCGAAAAAGCCTGATCCCTTCAATAATCCTACAGACGCATGGCCAGAAAGTTTGAATAATTTTGTCGCGCGCTGTTATGCCAAATGCAAGACGGATTTTGATAAAGACCAAATCGATATCTGCCTTAAAGGGCGTATTACAGCTGCCGCGAACAAAGGTGAATTGTGGACAAAAGATTGGGATAATGAACCAGTTCCGAGTGTGCATAGCGAACGTGAAACCATTATTCCCAACAATAAAACTTCGAATTCCGGAATTGTTGGAAGTATTAGCCAGTTTCAAAACACACGAAGGAGTAACAGTCCCAATAGTGGCATCAACAATTACAACCAAAGAAATAATCAGAGTTATTCACGGAAAAATGCAGCAAATACTGGAATGCAACATTCTCTTGGTTCTCGCCTTGGTACGAAATCGGGATTGAAAAAATCACGCGCTTCTCGGTCGCGGTCCCGAACCCCTTCGAATCGATATGGTCGTAGTCGACATAGTCGTTCTTCTAGCACCGATTCTCGATCTCCTCGCAGAAAACGTCGCTCCTCAGACAGTAGCGATGACAGTCGCACGTCCGCTAAAAActacaaatcgaaaaatcagAAGTCAAACCAGAAATCAAAGTCTGGTCCATCTAAAAATCAAAAACGTTCTGGTTTCTATTCGGAACATGGTCAGATCGGCGGTGACATCGATGGAGATCAGGAAGCGCTCAAGAAACGTGCAGCTCGTTTCAACAACTCTAACACGAAAAAAGTCTCGCCTCCCAGTCTCGCGTCGCCGCTGAAAAAACGTCTACAGATGCCTTCACATTCCCGACTTTTCATTGAAGATACAACAGGTGACAATGATGCTGGATTAGATTTGTTTGATCTGCACATAGTAGGTACCTGTCGCGATCTCGAGAAAAGTTTCCTGCGTCTTACGAAGGCCCCAGCCGCGTCCGAGGTACGTCCAGTCGAAGTGCTTCGATACTCGTTGCAGAACGTGAAAAACAAGTGGGTAGAAAAGCAGGACTACTATTATGCGTGCGATCAACTGAAGTCTATTCGACAGGATTTAACGGTGAGTGTGAACATCTCGTGCATTTATTTTAAATACTATTCTATTGTTCTATTGGTGATTCTTTGTAGGTGCAAGGCATCCGGGATGAGTTCACTGTCCAAGTATATGAAACG from Wyeomyia smithii strain HCP4-BCI-WySm-NY-G18 chromosome 3, ASM2978416v1, whole genome shotgun sequence encodes the following:
- the LOC129726860 gene encoding leukocyte receptor cluster member 8 isoform X1, translated to MLSAGETVVSTVLPINCMNAPDNTISKNNGFSENNPYGMAYQQYAQYCNAYYQQLQFNSGGGLSTNVPPPPLPAVGTVNVSVDDNLETSSTASPSSGSLLNKTTFFSSPQQQQPDGNMTGFKQAPSQFGPIRFNINKQPQRVSPLVQSNPLNIGPQQPQQQQQQQPPQQQPQQQQFNQTGKRKKKKNKNMNGNLANQQSANKLMFNSGNIPPLMPTTADGNNHYSLAMPVPDLSRPPPPIPNHSPIGGTISTAIPPPPVSKKPDPFNNPTDAWPESLNNFVARCYAKCKTDFDKDQIDICLKGRITAAANKGELWTKDWDNEPVPSVHSERETIIPNNKTSNSGIVGSISQFQNTRRSNSPNSGINNYNQRNNQSYSRKNAANTGMQHSLGSRLGTKSGLKKSRASRSRSRTPSNRYGRSRHSRSSSTDSRSPRRKRRSSDSSDDSRTSAKNYKSKNQKSNQKSKSGPSKNQKRSGFYSEHGQIGGDIDGDQEALKKRAARFNNSNTKKVSPPSLASPLKKRLQMPSHSRLFIEDTTGDNDAGLDLFDLHIVGTCRDLEKSFLRLTKAPAASEVRPVEVLRYSLQNVKNKWVEKQDYYYACDQLKSIRQDLTVQGIRDEFTVQVYETHARIAMEKGDHEEFNQCQTQLKMLYSEVGGENILEFTAYRVLYYIFTKNTLDLTTILKALTPAELENEMIIFVLKLRSAWALGNYSKFFKLYRKAPLMAGYLIDWFVERERKFALKNIIKAYRPSCPVDYISQTLAFESEDTCFDWLSTFELTFISKQENVGTNTAVVGAATGDVTATSVKKLIDCKTSMNVLANF
- the LOC129726860 gene encoding leukocyte receptor cluster member 8 isoform X2, with amino-acid sequence MTGFKQAPSQFGPIRFNINKQPQRVSPLVQSNPLNIGPQQPQQQQQQQPPQQQPQQQQFNQTGKRKKKKNKNMNGNLANQQSANKLMFNSGNIPPLMPTTADGNNHYSLAMPVPDLSRPPPPIPNHSPIGGTISTAIPPPPVSKKPDPFNNPTDAWPESLNNFVARCYAKCKTDFDKDQIDICLKGRITAAANKGELWTKDWDNEPVPSVHSERETIIPNNKTSNSGIVGSISQFQNTRRSNSPNSGINNYNQRNNQSYSRKNAANTGMQHSLGSRLGTKSGLKKSRASRSRSRTPSNRYGRSRHSRSSSTDSRSPRRKRRSSDSSDDSRTSAKNYKSKNQKSNQKSKSGPSKNQKRSGFYSEHGQIGGDIDGDQEALKKRAARFNNSNTKKVSPPSLASPLKKRLQMPSHSRLFIEDTTGDNDAGLDLFDLHIVGTCRDLEKSFLRLTKAPAASEVRPVEVLRYSLQNVKNKWVEKQDYYYACDQLKSIRQDLTVQGIRDEFTVQVYETHARIAMEKGDHEEFNQCQTQLKMLYSEVGGENILEFTAYRVLYYIFTKNTLDLTTILKALTPAELENEMIIFVLKLRSAWALGNYSKFFKLYRKAPLMAGYLIDWFVERERKFALKNIIKAYRPSCPVDYISQTLAFESEDTCFDWLSTFELTFISKQENVGTNTAVVGAATGDVTATSVKKLIDCKTSMNVLANF